One segment of Chthoniobacterales bacterium DNA contains the following:
- a CDS encoding PfkB family carbohydrate kinase yields MNVTRLTEILALAKGKRILVLGDLMLDEFVWGKVGRISPEAPVPVVQVTGESFYPGGAANVARNLREFVKEAAVVGLVGTDRGGAQLRELLAAQKIDMADAIQEAGFPTIVKTRIIARNQQIVRVDREQLRSPSPAHVSRIVRNVRRRLARTDAVIFEDYGKGFLSADLVRQICNDAKAAGKIVAGDPNPHHPIDWKDVTAVKPNRNEAFLAAGLPWSEPIDPPGKDTRLLRAGEILLEKWGTKLLLITLGEQGMMLFQRGKKPRHIPTKARQVFDVSGAGDTAIALFTLALCCDATPDEAAEIANHASAVVVGKLGTATATRDELIASFQNDRLV; encoded by the coding sequence ATGAACGTTACCCGCCTGACGGAAATCCTGGCGCTGGCTAAAGGGAAGCGAATTCTCGTCCTCGGCGACCTGATGCTGGACGAATTCGTCTGGGGCAAAGTGGGCCGCATTTCCCCGGAAGCGCCGGTGCCGGTGGTGCAGGTCACCGGCGAAAGCTTTTATCCCGGCGGGGCTGCCAACGTCGCGCGCAATTTGCGCGAATTTGTTAAGGAAGCGGCGGTCGTCGGGCTGGTCGGGACAGATCGCGGCGGCGCCCAACTGCGGGAGCTTTTGGCCGCCCAAAAGATCGATATGGCCGATGCCATCCAGGAAGCTGGCTTCCCGACGATCGTAAAGACGCGCATTATTGCCCGGAACCAGCAGATCGTCCGGGTGGATCGCGAGCAGCTTCGCTCCCCTTCCCCAGCCCACGTCTCGCGGATCGTCCGGAACGTCCGGCGCCGGCTCGCCCGGACCGATGCCGTCATTTTCGAGGACTACGGCAAGGGTTTTTTGAGCGCAGACCTCGTCCGCCAAATCTGCAACGACGCGAAGGCGGCGGGCAAGATCGTGGCCGGGGATCCAAATCCGCACCACCCGATCGATTGGAAAGACGTGACGGCGGTGAAGCCGAACCGGAACGAGGCTTTTCTGGCCGCGGGCCTTCCCTGGAGCGAGCCGATCGATCCGCCGGGAAAAGACACGAGACTTTTGAGAGCCGGCGAAATTCTGCTCGAGAAATGGGGGACGAAACTTTTGCTGATTACTCTCGGCGAGCAGGGCATGATGCTTTTTCAACGTGGCAAAAAGCCGCGCCACATTCCCACCAAGGCGCGGCAGGTTTTCGACGTTTCCGGCGCGGGCGACACGGCCATTGCTCTCTTCACCCTCGCCCTCTGCTGCGACGCCACGCCGGACGAAGCCGCTGAAATCGCAAATCACGCCAGCGCCGTCGTCGTGGGAAAACTGGGAACGGCGACGGCGACGCGGGACGAACTCATCGCCAGCTTTCAGAATGACCGGCTCGTCTAG
- a CDS encoding HAD family hydrolase, giving the protein MTGSSSEAWPAVFLDRDGTLMRDVDYCGDPNNVEVFPQASAALRRLKEAGFKLVVVTNQSGIGRGYFTEADYGKVEAEFNRQIGDGLIDASYYCPDLPSTDSIRRKPGPGMIFEAQRDHRLNLRRSFLIGDKASDIGCGRNASVRTILVQTGYGAGETNCGADWIARDLAEAVDIILGAATTGRHPERTDKTAPA; this is encoded by the coding sequence ATGACCGGCTCGTCTAGCGAGGCCTGGCCGGCTGTGTTCCTGGATCGTGACGGGACCCTCATGCGCGATGTCGACTACTGCGGTGATCCGAACAACGTGGAGGTATTCCCGCAGGCCTCCGCTGCGCTGCGCCGGCTGAAGGAGGCCGGGTTCAAACTGGTCGTTGTCACCAACCAAAGCGGGATTGGGCGCGGCTATTTTACGGAAGCGGATTACGGGAAAGTGGAGGCGGAGTTTAACCGCCAAATCGGCGACGGCTTGATCGACGCCAGCTATTATTGTCCCGATTTGCCCAGCACCGATTCCATCCGGCGCAAGCCAGGACCGGGAATGATTTTCGAAGCGCAACGCGATCACCGCCTCAATTTGCGGCGGTCCTTCCTGATCGGCGATAAGGCGAGCGACATCGGTTGCGGCCGAAATGCCAGTGTGCGGACGATCCTGGTCCAGACTGGATATGGCGCAGGCGAAACGAACTGCGGCGCGGATTGGATTGCCCGCGATCTCGCCGAAGCTGTGGATATTATTTTGGGCGCAGCCACGACGGGAAGGCACCCAGAACGAACTGACAAAACCGCTCCCGCTTGA